AGAATTTATATCCCCTCAACTTCAGATCCAGTAGGAGAGGACTCCTGCCTTGATTCTCAGAGCATCAACCAATCAGTCACTGGGGCCAAGGGAATGGAAATCTCCGATTGGCCAGGCTGGGTCACATGCTCCAGCCTGAGTTGAGGATGAGGCCGTACAGAATTTGGACCAACTGACAGGAGAAAGAAGCAGATCCAACAGGAAAATCTGGGGCTTTTGCTGGAAAGAGTGGAGTACATACTGGAGTCGGGGGGTGAAGGACACCTAtgagggaggcagagctgggctgacCCCCAGGACACTGCTCTGACCCCTGCCCCTTGGCCACAGAGCACAGTTGGGAAAAGGTCATCCTGAGTCAGGAGGGAGTCATCCTCAGTTTCCACAGAGGTGTGTCCCTTTCTCTCCCCATGAGGAGGAGACGGGAGGAACTAACGTGACTGAATTGAATCTGGCATATGCTGTGAATACAGGTGGAGTTATTTTATCTCAAAAGGGCCACATGGCTCCAACCCCCCCTCTCTGACCCAGTACCCCTCCATTTCTTCTTCCCAGGAAGTGGGTGAGCGGGTGAGGTGGAGCCGGCCCTGCAGACCCAGATCTGTCGGCCCGCAGGGTGAGAGCAAGGAGGCTCCGTTTTGATCTCAGGCCTAAAGTGCAGGGCCTGTGGCCATCCTGGCTTTGGGTGCATCACCCCCTGATTTGTGGAATGGCCAACCAACAGTTCTCAAATCAGTTAAGGTGGTGGAGCAGGAGTTGCTTCAAAATGATGGTCTTCCATATTTGTAGGGTTTTTAACATTGTCATCTTCATGCTCCAAATAGCTCAGGCGGGgaagtgttttatttctaaatttatccATGAGTATTAAGCTAGTGGGTGACTTGGGGTTTCCTGAGGGGCTAGAATACACAAAAAGCTCCTGTGAAATCTTGATATATTTAATTCTAtcatccaaactggaaacaattttGTTGGCAGAAAATGTGGTTTTATTACAGGTGCCCAGTATAAAATCTCAACCAAGTTACACACACCCAGAGGAAAATGATTTGTCAAACTGGTAGATTTTCCATAAATGTccaacattcagtaaatatttatcaagtgcctactatgtgccaggctttgAGCTGGACactgggaatacagcagtgagCCAGAGATCTTCCACCCAAAAGGAGCCCCCAGATCAGGAAGGAGGATGGAAAAGTAACCAGGCAGTTACAATGCAGAGGGAGAAGTGTTTCTCCAGGGCTAAGTCCAggagtcattcattcactcattcaactgATTGTTTATTcaacatatttactgagcatctacaaTGGTCCAGGGCATTGTGCTAGGAACAGAGAAAACAGTGGGGGAAAGACAGTCTCTGCCCTCGTGTTGCTTTCAGTCTAGTGGGGAAGAAAGACAGGTGAGCAGGTAATTACAGCGTGCTAATGCTATGAGAGGGGAGCCTCTAAGAGGGCACCAGACCCAAATTTGGAGTGGTGAGGCAAGGATTTAAGGAGAGATGGGAAGGATCAGAAGGTGGGGAAGGATGTTCCAGACCGAGGGGGCAGGACTGTGCATAGTCATAGGGGCAAGAGAGGCCATGGGCAAAGTAATTTGAAATGGCTGGAGCAAAACTCTGGGGGAGTACAGTTACAAGGCAGTGGGGAAGGAGAGCATTGGCAAGAGATAACTGCTGACCAGATCCTGACAAATCTGGTAACCCAGATTAAGGAGTCTGGGCTTTTTCTGATGCTAATGGGTAAAGAGATTTAAGCAAGGGGATGAAGCGGTCAGATGTTCACTTTACAAGGTCACTGGCTGCCACGTGGGAGGAGGATTGCAGGCTGAGACACCAGAGGCAGGAGGCCAACTGGGAGGCTGCTGGTGTTCTCTTGCCAAGTGCTGGCAAGGTCCTAGGAGTTGAACAGCCAATGAGAAAAGTGGGCTGATCAGAGAGCTACTTGAGAGGCACAATCAACAGAAGGTGGGGAACACTGGAAAGGACTCCAGACCCATGCTGATTTCTGAGTTCACCAACTAAGAAGACAGCAGAGCACAAGAAGTTTGGAAGTGGGGTTGGATAATTAATTCCCTCCGTGTATGTCGAACTTGAGGGGCCTGTGGGAGAGGCATATGGCGATGTCCTGGGGCAACTTGGTCTGGAACTGGGGAGAGAGAGTTCAGCTGGAGCCTGCAATTGGCAGTCATCAGAAAAAAGGGGTACTGAGCCTGTGGGCATTGGTGAGGTCACTCATGAGTGTTAGGAGCGAGATGAGGACCCTGAGAAAGACTACCATTGAAGAGATGTTTCCAAGAGATGCAAGCTCACAAATGAGACCGATACAGGCtagaaaggcaggaggagggccaGGAGATGGTGTCCCAGAAACCAAGGAGGAGTTAACATTGATTGTATGTGCTTTCATCTTTTGCTATAGATGTGGATGGTTTACAGAGAATTTGTAAGAGGAAAGCATGCACGTAAAACATTTCATCCTttagcctttttctttctttctctctctctgtaattTAGGAAAAGAGTCCTCTCTTCGGATAGTGGAATACCAGAGGTCCATAAGGCCACAGGTAAAGAATCACTGGCCTAAAATAAGGAGGTACTATGAGAAACTGGAAGTCTCCATGGAGTCTAGGAAGAGAGAACCTGGGGGGGTGCTCATGTCCCCACCGGTCCAGCATCTCAGTCCAAGGAACGCTCCTGGGCCTTTTGCACAGTTCATGGCGCTCTTCCTGCATGCCTGTTAGCTGCATTTCCCAGGGTCTGCTTAGAATTCAGCATCTTGTGAGTCTGCTTGGGAAAGTGTCAAGTCCTCAGGCTCCAGCAGATGAACTTGAAGGAACTGATGAGGTTCAGGGGCCTACAAAGCTGACTTGGGCCTCGGGACCCCACTAGGGTACTTGTTTGACAGAACAGCAGCCCACTCGCCGGGCATCTCATTAGCTGCAGCACATCGCACTGGAGCTGCTGCCTCCCAGCATCTCAGGGACAGGAGTCAGGCAGGGAGGGGCATGACACTGTTTGCCTGGAACTCTACACAAGGGAAGAAGCAATAATGAAAATTATGGTGGAGGGTATTAAGTCCCCTGAACTCTCATCTTGAATCTGCCATTTAAtctcccctttctttccttttccctatGATTCTTCCCAGGGGAACCTTTTTCCTGTAGCTCCGCCAATACATGTATTGCAAAATGACAGCTCCGTGTGTAACTTCTGTCCTTTGGTCCAGAAGGTGACTTCTGTCCTGTGTTGATTGTTTGGTGCAGCGGGAAGCCCAGGAGGAACCCTGGGTGAGAACTTGGATCACTGTGGTCAGtcttgccaaggtcacagagaggCTCTGGGGGTTTGGGGGTTGTGTAGGTGGGGAGGAGTAGCAAAAACGAAAAGTCCTCCCCCGCCCTTGACCAACGCACAAGACATGACGTGTGACTTGTGCAAAAGAGTGCTCAGCTGTAACTGCCACCCACAGCCTCTCAACATGTGAGGTGGATGGGGTGCATGGGAATAAGACATGTGCTTGGTGGGGGCTGTGCTGGGGATGGGAGACTGGGAGGCTCTGCACAGTCAAACGCCAAGATTTAAGATCATTTAGAGCCACACAAACAGGGGAGGGAAAAGGGGGACAAGTGCCAGGAACTGAGTAGTTTCTCACAGGTAGGAGCCTTGGAAGCCAGTGGTCCTCCGCCTGGAGCCTCCCTCAGCAGAAGTTCAAGGCCTGACTCCTCTCCATCCTCAGGGCTGAGTCAGGATCACTGCCCCTTCTTATAAGATTCAGGAAGTGCTTATCTTACAGAGCTTCATAACAGGACCACTGGCTTTCGGGACCTGGATACCTACTGAAGTTCAACCATTCTTGACTGTTTTAAAATAAGCTGTGTGAACCCTCTTCCGCTTGCCAAAAAGAAGTAACGGTTTTTTCACGATGATGGTTTTCCATATTTGCAGGGATATCAATGTCATCATAGTCAGCTTCAGGCTCAATATAACTTGGGACAGCAACTGTCTTcttatttctaactttttttacCGATGAGTAGGCAGCTGGTGGCTGACTTGGGGTTTCCTGTGGGGCTAGAATATACACAAAAAGTATTAGATGCAAAGCTAttgtatgtttgtatatttttgaccAAGtggttctgcatcattttcatggGTTTTGGTGATCCTCCCACTTCTTGGTGGACcagatccccattttacagaggaaactgagacctggcCATGATACAGTCTCAGGCCCACCCAAGTGAGTCAGTGGCAAATATGGGTCAGATGTCTTGACTCCCATGTCCTTCTGTCTGAGACTGCACTGCAGTGAGAACCATGAAACAGAAGCGTAGACAAGAAACTGATCAGAGCTAGTAGCCAAATGAGTGGTGTTGTATCTACAGATCCTAATTCTCATAAGGAAGTGATACAAACCATAGTTCCTTTTGGGATAATCCCTCACAATGACGTATACTGCTTTCCAGAACTATCCATAATTGCTCATGTCTGTCATCTCTTTGCTAAGGAGGAGGCAGTGGTGTTTTCAAAAAGTGGGATTAGTGGGGGATGGGTGCCTAGCAAATGGGCTAACGTGTTAGGAAAATGACAATGAAACAGCTCAGCTCCACCTTTGATGGAGACTGGAACTGCCTCACCACACTCTCACCCGTTCCTAAGAGATCCTGAAAAATGATCACTATTTCATTTCCTGCAAAGTTCTGCAGTTAGACAGATCCAAGTTCATGTTCTTCCATCagtcactagctgtgtgactatGGCTAAGTCACTtatcttctctgtgcttcagggTCCTCATCTACCAGAGGAGCATAATTATGTACCAGCCTCATAGAGTTGTTGagaggattagatgagataacACCTAGAAGGTGCCCACCATGGGGCCTGACACACAGTGCCTGCTCAAGAAGTGTTAGCTAATATTGTTTTTCACTCACTGaatcaaaacatttttgtttattatctatgaagctccaggcactgttcttaGTGGTGGGTAAAGAGTGGTAAACAGGACAAGAAAGGCATCTGTTTTCTAGAATTTGTATTCAAGTTTATATTACATTTTAGTTGATAATGACCAAATGAACTAAATAAGACCACTTAGGGTAATTGCCATGAGCTTCATAAAGAAAATTAGCAGGATCTCTTTAGATAGGATGATCAGGAATGGCCTCTCTGAGGTAGTGACATTTGAGTTGAAACCTGAAGGGTGAGGTAAAGTCAGCTCTGTGTAGAGCTTAAGGAAGAACATTCCAGCCAGGGGAACCAGGCAGAATTCTTCTGATAGGAAGTGGGAGAGACctagtgacccccccccccacattccTTTTTACTCATGCTCCAAGCTGGAATTTGAATATGAATTTCCACATTGAATATTGGGAGCATTGGTACTTAATCATCTGTTTAAACCAGGTTGCTGCCACCTGCAAATTccagtgttatggactgaatgtgtccccaCAAAAATCATATGGTGAAGCCCTAACCAccagtgtggctgtatttggaggtggggcctctaaGGAAGTAATGGAGGTTAAGGAAGGTCATAAGACTGTGGCCCTGATCCAATAGGATTGGTGCCCttttaagaagagacaccagagagcgcTCTCCCCTCCGTGTGAGAACATAGTGAGAAGGCTGCTATCTTCAAGCCATAAGGAGTCCTCATCAGAAACCAAATCGGCTGgcaccttcatcttggacttctagcctccagaactgtgagaaagttaCTGCTGTTTAAGCCATATTTTCTGTGTTACTGTTTTAtgggcagcctgagctgactaagacacCTAGATAAAGTTGTTATCTTATCCTGAATGAGCCTCTTTATCAGCAAAATACTCACGAGCATCTTTTGGAGAAAGCTTACCCCGGGGTGGCAGAGGGGGTAATTGAACTGAGAATTGATCGGTAACATtcctggagagagaggaagaagaggagtcaGTGTTTGGTTTTGATCACGCCTGCTGATTTAAAGGAAAACGTTGGGGAAAGTGGACAGAATTGAACATTTAAACCTTGGTTCCTAAAAATTGGAAGCATTTCCTTCCCTTTCTAGGCCTTGCATCCCATTTGTATTAGAGGGAAGGGAGGTGAAGCACTGTAACTGGGAGCACAGAGCTCATCTTCCGGTGTCCCCTGAGCTGGCTTAGGAGGGGGAGATAAGCACCAGGTGTATTTTGACCTACAAAACAGATACACTTCTACtgctaaatatatgtatatacaccatGTGATGGCAGTACTGGGTATACATCCTGCCAATCATGGAAAGACATGTTACTagaatgttcctagcagcacagTTTGTAACAGCCCCAAATTGGGCAcgacccaaatgcccatcagcaatAGAATGGATACATTCATCATGGTTCACTGCCACAGCGGAAGGCTCTATGGCAACAAGAATGAACAATCTACAACTACACACAATGAATCTCACAAAACACGCTGAACAGAAGAATCTAAACACCAGATggtacatactgtataattccaggTATATAAAGCATAAAACCAAGGGAAAACTAGTCTGTTCTATTTCAGATAGTGGTTATCCTTGGGGTGTAATGGCTGAAAGGGGATGTCTGGGGTTGAGGTGCTGGTGattttgtttcttgatctgggtgccaGCCACCAGGTCTGTTCAGTTTGTGGAAGTTCACTGAGTTGTCCTCTTACcatgtgcatttttctgtattCGTATTATAGTTCAGTAAGAAGTTTTAACAAAGAGATAGACTCCCAGCAAAACTCCTTACCtacagccccagccccctccatGTAGGTCACCATGTAGGTTAAAGTAGGTCATGTGGGCGCTCTGGTCTATGTGACTCCCCCGCCCAGTAAAACCCTGGAAACCAAGGCTTGAGTGAACTTCTCTGGCTGGCAATGCTTCTCATGTGCTGTCACACATCAGTGTTGGGAGAATTAGGTGCTGTCCGTGTGATTCCCTTGGGAGAGGACAGCTGGAAGCTTGCACCTGCTCTCTCCTGGACTCCGCCACATGCGCCTTTCCCCTTTGCTGAGTTTAATGGGTATCCTTTTGCTGAAATAACCTATAACCCTTTCTGGGTCCTGTGAATCCTCCTAGCAAATAATCAAGCCTGAAAGTCGTCTTGGGGATCCCCGACACAGATAACAATCATAAAGCCTCGAGATATcacaaaatacaaaagcaaagaGTTTGTCATATTTTTGTTCTGCACAGTAGCTTTTAGAGGACTATACTTGCAATCcatcaaaagaaaagaagggtAAATCTAACCCTGAGTGGTGGGCCCAGAACCTAGGGCCGGACCTGTGACCTCTGTCCAACTAGATGAGACGAGGGAGGACTTGGAGAGCAGAGAGAGCCATATGGTGCCCTATGTCCCCAAAGCCCTGCAGCCTTTCCCTTTAGAGTGGGAAGAATTGGCAGAGATGACATCGCACTGCAGTTTAGGTCATATTAGCAACAGTAGCGTAGGTGCAAGAATGGAAGTGAGCAGTTGGTTCTCAGAGTTAAAAAAAAGCGGAAGgattccctccccctcccccgactTACTCGTACATCTCttcatctctctgcttctgtttcaAGGGCTTGACAATTTCCCATTTCTTGCCTAGGGAAGCAAATAAGCGTATTCGTTTAGGAAGAATTAGCAAAAGTTTTGATTTGAGAGTTTAGAAGAGATGAGAGAACCGGCGAATTCGGGACTTTGGGAAGAAGAGCCGTCCAGAGGAAGCAGACTTAGGGACACAGAACTGGTGAGTGGGAGAGGCGGAACTTCCCCCAGGCAGTCTGACCGCAGGGCCTGGACGCTAATCCAGGGCTGGCTGTGCGTGTTTCCTCATTGCCTGGTACTCAGCCTGCCCAGCATGTAGTTGGCACTCAGAAATATTGGTCGAATGACTAGCCAAAAGTGTGGTTGGGAGGAAATGAGATACAGGCTGGGAAAAGCAGTTTGTAAACTGAGATGTGCTGGATGTGTAAGTTATTACTCATTATAACCTGCTTGTTAATAGAAGTGGGTCAAGATAGAAGAAAACAGGTAAAGTTTTTGTTCAGGCTCGTACTTCTGTCCATAtctagaaatgaaatattttaaaatggcaaatggTTAGAGGACTCTAAGGGCCAGAACTCactttctgtattaaaaaaaaaccccaaaaccaaaaaccaattGCTGTCAAAGCATGGAGGGGAAAGAACATTGAACGGGGAGCCTAGAGGACCCAAGTTCTGGTTCCAACTCTGACACCAATTCCAATAAGACCTCAACCAAGAATTTGCCtgaacctcaattttcttatttctgaaaagGGATTGAGAAGAATGACAAAAAGTTTTCACTTCTTGAGCAGCCCTGACCTTTCAGCACTGGTTCAGTAGAATTCTGAAGCTGTATCCAGAGGCAACGAGGGGACAATGCCTTGATCTTGGAGAGATGCCTGCCCAGGTTGCCCCAGGGGAAGGTGGCTGTACCTCTCAGTGTATTCACCCTTTCCAGGTGTGCTCCAGGTTCTGGTCATTGTGTAAAGGGATAGGATCTCAAGAAAATACACCGTTGAATTGAGGATTTCATGTTTTTGGAAATTAGTAGTAAATTTGAAACCCACTAGTAGATAATCTAAAATTACGTTAATCCTACAGAAATTTATGCTTATTTATGTCTGAGGATGCTAAGACTGTCTGGCCAAGACAGATATACCAGAAAATTCAGAGTATGATCTTAGAGCAGGCAATCGGGGTGGTCAAACGTGGTGATCATAGAAGGAGTCCATTTTTCATGCctcaagacattaaaaaaaataactttgttgGAGAATGATTGATGTAAAAGAAGCTGTACATATTTCATATGTACAACATGTATGCAACTTTACACATTTGGCGTGAAGACAGTTTTTGACATTCTGTGGACTCTTGTCCCAGAGGTGAGGTGCTGTGACCAGCAGCACTACAGCACAGTGCACCCTGAAACAGAAGCTGCTTCCCCCCAAACTCTTGGGGCTGGAGAGTTCCTGGAGATTAGGTAACCTCCCTCCCTTCGCTATGCAGACGGGGAAATTGAGGCCCAAATGCACAAATTAGTGGCAGGGCTAGGACTCAAATCCAAAATGCATGATGTTCAATCCAGAGTCCAACCTGGACAGGCCCAGAACTAATCTCTTTGCCCTAAAGGAGCCCTAATACACTGATAaccaccctgcccctcccttccctccacctgccccgGCAAGGTGGTCATTACCTTTTCTAAACAGACTCCTACAGACACAGAACATGATGATGCCCAGGCCCACGGAGACAACGACGATGGCCACAGCCAGGATGATCCAGAAATTGCTCCTCCACCAATCCATCGCCATGGGATCCTGAAAAGAATGGGGAAAGAGGAAGGCGCATGAGTGAAAGGCTTGCTGGGGCGGTGGGGGCCATATCTACCATGGTGTGCAGCTACATCGGCTTAGGGATCAGACAGGCTCTGGTTCACAGTCAAACCCTGCCGATTAGCAGCTGGGAGACCTCAGGAAAGTGACTTAACTTTCTGtaagcctcagtgttctcatctgcaaCATGGGCATGATACTG
This is a stretch of genomic DNA from Camelus bactrianus isolate YW-2024 breed Bactrian camel chromosome 16, ASM4877302v1, whole genome shotgun sequence. It encodes these proteins:
- the SCIMP gene encoding SLP adapter and CSK-interacting membrane protein isoform X1, with product MAMDWWRSNFWIILAVAIVVVSVGLGIIMFCVCRSLFRKGKKWEIVKPLKQKQRDEEMYENVTDQFSVQLPPLPPRGKLSPKDAPPQETPSQPPAAYSSVKKVRNKKTVAVPSYIEPEADYDDIDIPANMENHHREKTVTSFWQAEEGSHSLF
- the SCIMP gene encoding SLP adapter and CSK-interacting membrane protein isoform X2 is translated as MAMDWWRSNFWIILAVAIVVVSVGLGIIMFCVCRSLFRKGKKWEIVKPLKQKQRDEEMYENVTDQFSVQLPPLPPRAPQETPSQPPAAYSSVKKVRNKKTVAVPSYIEPEADYDDIDIPANMENHHREKTVTSFWQAEEGSHSLF